From Rubrivirga sp. SAORIC476, a single genomic window includes:
- a CDS encoding ATP-binding protein — MPTTAFTDLDRAVDRLHAVCDGWTDEGPIAHVLGADGMHVLRLTLHEWVANLVQHASFAAEAEILLTIDVQEGAVHCIVEDTSAGFDFAAQIESQRTLLDAPGPSERGRGLLMLVSCAEDLEFRAAEPGVRQRLAFSMRDPAGGDLAALFRPADLETDPSFLRSMGDGLLSDVPASTATPPPNR; from the coding sequence ATGCCGACCACCGCCTTCACCGATCTCGACCGCGCTGTAGACCGGCTCCATGCCGTCTGCGACGGATGGACCGACGAGGGTCCGATCGCGCACGTGCTCGGGGCAGACGGGATGCACGTCCTTCGCCTGACGCTCCACGAGTGGGTGGCGAACCTGGTGCAGCACGCGAGCTTCGCCGCCGAGGCGGAGATCCTGCTGACGATCGACGTGCAGGAGGGCGCCGTCCACTGCATCGTCGAGGACACGTCCGCGGGGTTCGACTTCGCGGCGCAGATCGAGTCCCAGCGCACCTTGCTGGATGCGCCCGGCCCCTCCGAGCGCGGACGCGGCCTGCTGATGCTCGTCTCCTGTGCCGAGGACCTGGAGTTCCGCGCCGCCGAACCGGGCGTCCGCCAGCGGCTCGCGTTCTCCATGCGCGACCCTGCCGGTGGAGACCTCGCGGCTCTGTTCCGCCCGGCCGACCTCGAGACCGACCCCTCCTTTCTCCGTTCCATGGGGGACGGCCTCCTCTCTGACGTTCCAGCGTCGACGGCCACGCCTCCCCCGAACCGATGA